Proteins from a genomic interval of Callospermophilus lateralis isolate mCalLat2 chromosome 1, mCalLat2.hap1, whole genome shotgun sequence:
- the LOC143410933 gene encoding olfactory receptor 7D11-like, giving the protein MEAENHTCVPGFLLLPLSDDPDLQPILFGLFLSMYLITVLGNLLIILAICSDSHLHTPMYFFLSNLSFIDICFISTTVPKILVKVQAQNKDISYIECLTQVYFFNTFAGMENFLLTIMAFDRFVAICHPLNYTVIMNPQLCVLLVLMSWIIICWVSLGHIVLLNQLTFSTGTEIPHFFCELAQLLKVAGSDTIINYIFMYTVTSLLGVVPMTGILFSYSQIVSSLLRMSSSVVKSKAFSTCGSHLCVVSLFYGTGFGVYLNSAGTQSSPRTMIASMMYTVVTPMLNPFIYSLRNKDVKGALGRLLSRAAFGPSWITDLRTKWTLQILKLLL; this is encoded by the coding sequence ATGGAAGCAGAAAACCACACGTGTGTACCAGGATTCCTcctcctgcctctctcagatGATCCAGACCTGCAGCCCATCCTATTTGGgctgttcctgtccatgtacctgatcacagtgcttgggaacctgctcatcatcTTGGCCATCTGCTCTGACTCccacctccacacccccatgtacttcttcctctccaacctgtccttcattgatatctgcttcatcTCCACCACAGTCCCAAAGATCCTAGTGAAGGTCCAGGCACAGAATAAAGACATCTCCTACATCGAGTGCCTGACTCAggtatatttttttaatacctttgctGGAATGGAAAATTTCCTATTAACCATCATGGCCTTTGACCGCTTTGTGGCCATCTGTCATCCTCTGAACTACACAGTCATTATGAACCCCCAGCTCTGTGTCCTCCTGGTTCTGATGTCTTGGATCATCATATGCTGGGTCTCCCTGGGTCATATTGTACTGCTGAACCAACTGACCTTCTCCACAGGCACTGAAATCCCACATTTCTTCTGTGAACTGGCTCAGCTACTCAAGGTGGCCGGCTCTGATACCATCATCAATTACATCTTTATGTATACGGTGACTTCCCTGCTGGGTGTGGTTCCTATGACAGGGATCCTCTTCTCCTACTCTCAGATTGTCTCCTCCTTACTAAGGATGTCCTCCTCTGTGGTCAAGTCTAAAGCCTTTTCCACCTGTGGGTCCCACCTCTGTGTGGTCTCCTTGTTCTATGGAACAGGATTTGGGGTTTATCTCAATTCTGCTGGGACCCAGTCTTCCCCAAGAACCATGATCGCCTCAATGATGTACACTGTGGtcacccccatgctgaaccccttcatctacagcctgaggaacaaggaTGTAAAGGGGGCCCTGGGGAGGCTTCTCAGTAGAGCAGCCTTTGGTCCTTCTTGGATCACTGACCTCAGAACTAAGTGGACATTGCAGATACTTAAGCTATTGCTGTGA